The Chryseobacterium aureum genome contains a region encoding:
- a CDS encoding ISAon1 family transposase, whose translation MYGVNGRKFQRQYKKSISDFRNWKHRSHAQEWIVYPENLSESLSLDEVALSDGELYTILTSKKAKGKKGSIVAIVKGTRSEVVIEHLLKIDRRQRMMVKEVTLDMAGSMKLIAKRSFPAASMVIDRFHVQKLAIEAIQEIRIQHRWEAIEAENNIADESSKEIFDNGDTRKQLLARSRYLLYKSRKKWSESQRQRAAILFTQYPDLEKAYRLADGLRNIYNQNILKSVAMTKLAHWFKNVEEAGFKSFSILRKTIIHHYRDILNYFDKRSTNAAAESFNAKIKNFRMQLRGVKDRNFFLFRLTKLFA comes from the coding sequence ATGTACGGGGTAAACGGTCGGAAATTTCAGCGGCAATACAAAAAAAGTATCAGCGATTTTCGAAACTGGAAGCATAGATCCCATGCCCAGGAGTGGATTGTTTATCCTGAAAATCTTTCAGAATCTTTATCCTTAGATGAAGTAGCTCTCTCTGATGGAGAATTGTACACTATTCTCACCTCCAAAAAAGCAAAAGGTAAGAAAGGGAGCATTGTGGCCATCGTTAAAGGAACCCGGAGTGAAGTAGTTATAGAACATCTTTTAAAGATCGACCGAAGGCAAAGGATGATGGTAAAAGAAGTTACTTTGGATATGGCGGGCTCAATGAAACTTATTGCGAAAAGGAGCTTTCCTGCCGCATCTATGGTAATAGATCGCTTTCATGTCCAAAAATTAGCTATAGAGGCTATTCAGGAAATCAGAATACAACACCGCTGGGAAGCTATTGAAGCAGAAAATAATATTGCTGATGAATCCTCAAAAGAAATTTTTGATAATGGAGATACCCGGAAACAGCTTTTAGCAAGAAGCAGGTATTTACTTTATAAAAGCCGAAAGAAATGGAGTGAATCTCAAAGACAGCGAGCTGCCATACTTTTCACTCAATATCCTGATTTGGAAAAGGCTTATCGTCTGGCCGATGGGCTTAGGAATATTTATAATCAGAATATCTTGAAATCTGTAGCGATGACTAAGCTGGCCCACTGGTTTAAAAACGTTGAAGAAGCAGGTTTTAAATCATTTTCCATTTTAAGAAAAACGATAATACATCATTACAGAGATATTTTAAACTATTTTGATAAAAGAAGCACTAATGCAGCAGCTGAATCTTTTAATGCGAAAATCAAAAACTTCAGAATGCAACTCAGAGGAGTCAAAGACAGAAACTTTTTTCTCTTCAGATTAACCAAACTTTTTGCTTAG
- a CDS encoding ISAon1 family transposase N-terminal region protein produces the protein MQNETELLKFLLPESLIEYFHIVSFENIENTLHIHFEEKNTIPKELSSFSLQSKGFLPEITIDDFPLRGKSVKLHIKRRRWTDVKTGKILQKKLESNS, from the coding sequence GTGCAAAATGAAACCGAGCTTCTTAAATTCTTACTTCCAGAATCTTTAATTGAATATTTTCATATAGTGAGCTTTGAAAATATAGAAAACACTCTTCATATCCATTTCGAAGAAAAAAATACTATTCCAAAGGAACTATCATCTTTTAGCTTACAGTCCAAAGGATTTCTTCCTGAAATTACGATAGATGATTTTCCCTTGCGTGGAAAATCTGTGAAGCTGCATATCAAACGCAGGAGATGGACAGATGTAAAGACCGGAAAAATACTTCAAAAGAAACTGGAATCTAATAGCTGA
- a CDS encoding S41 family peptidase, producing the protein MKKTIISLLTAFSIVGISAQEKSYFLSSPSLSPDGKTAYFAYDGDIWKADSNGGNASRITALDGEEINPRISPDGKWLAFSSNQYGNYDVYVMPTGGGTIKQLTFHTGRDEMESWAWDSKTIYFTSSRNNNFGSFKTTIEGKTPQKLFNNYFNNTNGLVETPAGEYLFTSSSESAYQVHRKRYKGENNPDILGYNPKNNSFKQYTNYEGKDFNPSSDKNGTIYFISDENNGEYNLYKLENGTKTALTQFDTSIKKPFVSADGSKVIFEKDYQLYTYDVASKKTAPLNISLNTNRTLEKAQNFNVENNISYYDVSPDGKKMAFISRGIIFVSDIEGKFAQQVSDGKERAMEVKWLKDNRTLLYSQTYNGYQNWFTIQADGKGQPKQLTEDLRNNRNITLNSNLTKAVYLSGRDEVRLLDLKSFKSTTIVKDEIWAFQNSRPSFSPNDEYVLFSAKRNFELDIFIYNIKKGQTLNLTNTGVSEEDPVWSPNGKYIYFASDRTNPSYPLGMQKSNIYRMALDWFDEPFKSEKFDSLFTEEKKEEKSSDKPKEKEKDKKDSKDKKEDDKEKEKKEEKEPVIKELKVNPEDTLDRIELVTDRYGYQDDPAVFSDDKKEILLFNSNQDNGKRQLFKKVFTDFEPAKSEKVFDKAAYYLTKNEKNLFALIEGNIYKTTIAALKPEKINIQYSFDKDLASEFTQMYAEAWTGVEENFYDEKFHGIDWKAKKEQYAKYLPYVHNRNDLRILLNDLLGELNSSHTGFSSTGKEETMYLNYFTNETGIIFKKDQPYTVESILRKSPAYRSGIDIKPGDQLTSVNGKKIDPNENIETYFTSPKKQDELVLTFNRDGKNITAKVHPISNGELKALLYDDWIYNNHQRVDKLSNNRIAYSCMKNMSTDELDRFLLDMVEQENRKDAVILDLRYNTGGNVHDKVLNFLSQRPYLQWKYREGKITTQPNFAPSGKPIVLLINEASLSDAEMTAAGFKALKLGKIIGQDTYRWIIFTSAKGLVDGSSYRLPSWGTYTLDGQNLEKTGVKPDIYVKNTFMDRLQNNDPQLERAVQEILKDLKK; encoded by the coding sequence ATGAAGAAAACTATTATTTCGTTATTAACAGCATTTTCTATTGTAGGAATTTCGGCGCAGGAAAAGTCTTATTTTTTATCAAGTCCTTCATTGAGTCCTGATGGAAAAACAGCTTATTTTGCTTACGATGGTGATATCTGGAAAGCAGATTCCAACGGAGGAAATGCGTCAAGAATCACCGCGCTGGACGGAGAAGAAATCAATCCCCGCATTTCACCTGATGGAAAATGGCTCGCATTCAGCTCTAACCAGTATGGAAATTATGATGTATATGTAATGCCTACCGGAGGCGGAACCATTAAGCAGCTTACCTTCCACACCGGAAGGGACGAAATGGAAAGCTGGGCTTGGGACAGCAAAACAATCTACTTTACTTCCAGCAGAAATAATAATTTCGGCAGTTTCAAGACGACAATTGAAGGAAAAACACCGCAAAAGCTTTTCAATAACTATTTTAACAATACCAATGGCTTGGTAGAAACGCCTGCAGGAGAATATCTTTTCACAAGTTCTTCGGAAAGTGCTTACCAAGTACACCGTAAGCGTTATAAGGGGGAAAACAATCCTGATATTCTTGGATACAACCCGAAAAACAACTCCTTCAAACAGTACACGAATTATGAAGGAAAAGATTTCAATCCAAGCTCAGATAAAAATGGGACAATCTATTTCATTTCTGATGAAAATAATGGAGAATACAATCTTTACAAACTTGAAAACGGGACCAAAACGGCTCTGACGCAATTTGATACTTCTATAAAAAAACCGTTTGTTTCAGCAGACGGATCGAAAGTTATTTTCGAAAAAGATTATCAGCTGTACACTTACGATGTTGCTTCAAAAAAGACAGCCCCTCTCAATATCAGCCTGAACACGAACAGGACACTGGAGAAAGCACAGAATTTCAATGTGGAAAACAATATTTCCTATTATGATGTATCTCCGGATGGCAAAAAAATGGCATTCATAAGCCGCGGTATCATTTTCGTTTCTGATATAGAAGGAAAATTTGCACAGCAGGTTTCTGACGGAAAAGAACGGGCAATGGAAGTAAAATGGCTGAAAGACAACCGTACTCTGCTGTACAGCCAAACCTATAACGGTTACCAAAACTGGTTTACCATTCAGGCAGACGGAAAAGGACAGCCCAAACAACTCACCGAGGATTTACGCAACAACCGTAATATAACATTGAATAGCAACCTCACAAAAGCAGTGTACTTAAGCGGAAGAGATGAAGTAAGATTATTGGATTTAAAAAGCTTTAAATCTACAACCATTGTAAAAGATGAAATCTGGGCATTCCAAAACTCAAGACCCTCTTTTTCGCCCAACGATGAATATGTATTATTTTCTGCAAAAAGAAACTTCGAGCTTGATATTTTCATCTATAACATTAAAAAAGGACAGACACTGAACCTCACCAACACAGGGGTCTCAGAGGAAGATCCGGTGTGGTCTCCTAATGGAAAATATATTTATTTCGCCAGTGACAGGACCAATCCGTCTTATCCTTTAGGCATGCAGAAGTCTAATATTTACCGTATGGCCTTAGATTGGTTTGATGAACCTTTTAAATCTGAAAAATTCGACAGTCTCTTTACGGAAGAAAAGAAGGAAGAAAAATCTTCTGATAAACCGAAGGAGAAAGAGAAGGACAAGAAAGACAGTAAGGACAAAAAAGAAGACGACAAGGAGAAAGAGAAAAAGGAAGAAAAAGAACCGGTAATTAAAGAACTGAAAGTAAATCCTGAAGATACACTGGACAGAATTGAGCTGGTTACCGACCGATACGGATATCAGGATGATCCAGCCGTTTTCTCTGATGATAAAAAGGAGATCCTGCTTTTCAATTCTAATCAGGACAATGGGAAAAGACAGCTGTTTAAAAAGGTTTTCACAGATTTTGAGCCCGCTAAGTCTGAAAAAGTTTTTGATAAAGCAGCATATTACTTAACCAAAAATGAGAAAAACCTGTTTGCGCTGATAGAAGGTAATATTTATAAAACAACCATAGCAGCGTTAAAACCCGAAAAAATAAATATTCAGTATAGTTTTGACAAAGATCTGGCGTCCGAATTTACTCAGATGTATGCCGAAGCCTGGACAGGGGTAGAAGAAAATTTCTATGATGAGAAATTCCATGGCATCGACTGGAAAGCCAAAAAGGAGCAGTACGCAAAATATCTACCGTATGTACACAACAGAAATGATCTTCGAATTTTATTGAATGATCTTTTAGGTGAACTCAACTCTTCACACACCGGATTTTCTTCTACCGGAAAAGAAGAAACCATGTATCTGAACTATTTTACCAACGAAACAGGAATTATCTTCAAGAAAGACCAGCCTTATACGGTAGAAAGCATTCTGAGAAAATCACCGGCCTACCGCTCAGGCATTGACATTAAACCCGGTGATCAGCTGACTTCCGTCAACGGAAAGAAAATTGATCCAAATGAAAATATAGAAACGTATTTCACAAGCCCTAAAAAACAGGACGAGCTTGTTCTTACCTTCAATCGTGACGGTAAGAATATAACAGCCAAAGTACATCCTATTTCTAACGGAGAATTAAAAGCACTGCTTTATGACGACTGGATCTACAATAATCACCAGCGTGTTGATAAGCTCAGCAATAACCGCATTGCGTATTCCTGCATGAAAAACATGTCTACAGATGAGCTGGACCGTTTTCTTCTGGACATGGTGGAGCAGGAAAACAGAAAAGACGCTGTTATCCTCGACCTTCGTTACAACACAGGCGGAAATGTCCATGATAAAGTGTTGAACTTCCTTTCCCAAAGGCCTTACCTGCAATGGAAATACCGGGAGGGAAAAATCACCACACAGCCTAATTTTGCCCCTTCCGGAAAACCTATTGTACTTCTGATCAACGAAGCTTCCTTAAGTGATGCTGAAATGACGGCTGCCGGATTCAAAGCGTTGAAACTGGGGAAAATCATCGGTCAGGACACCTATCGATGGATCATTTTCACTTCAGCGAAAGGTTTGGTGGACGGTTCTTCTTACAGACTGCCTTCATGGGGTACTTATACTTTAGATGGGCAGAATCTTGAAAAAACAGGGGTAAAGCCGGACATTTATGTTAAAAATACCTTTATGGACCGCCTTCAGAACAATGATCCTCAGCTGGAAAGAGCTGTTCAGGAAATCCTTAAAGATTTGAAAAAATAG
- a CDS encoding putative quinol monooxygenase has product MNKEFKSLAVLKSRPEKREKLKHALQQLIDPSRSEAGCIYYILFEDKNVPGTFYMWEAFKDDKAFEFHTQTEHFKNFTGQMDELMSDPIQLVELEKISE; this is encoded by the coding sequence ATGAATAAAGAGTTTAAATCGCTAGCGGTGCTGAAATCAAGACCGGAGAAAAGAGAAAAACTGAAACATGCCCTACAACAACTTATAGATCCTAGCCGTAGTGAAGCCGGATGCATCTATTACATTCTTTTTGAGGATAAAAATGTCCCGGGAACATTTTATATGTGGGAAGCTTTTAAGGATGACAAAGCTTTTGAATTTCATACCCAAACTGAGCACTTTAAGAATTTCACAGGTCAGATGGATGAACTGATGAGTGATCCGATACAGCTTGTTGAACTGGAAAAAATTTCAGAATGA
- a CDS encoding L-dopachrome tautomerase-related protein, translating into MKANTLFFMSSMATLLFFNSVQAQQKEGQADFSKKSTKNLEIVAQFNDVRPGNVTVSHNGRVFATMHPLSGPKQQLVEIINGKAIPFPSSDLQKSGQPSENKFDTPLGIITDKKNRVWMIDMGLDLGKTRLWCFDLKKNKIAEKIELPNDIAPKGSFIQDVAIDEKNGWAYLADIANPGIIALNLKTKKIRRFSGHPALQSEDLDMIIDGKVIDFGGKPARVGINPITLSDDRETLFFGSMNGTAWYEVPARLFRENKDDESIGNSIKKFGDKPVSDGAATDRQGNHYITDLGGHGISKLDKKGKLREFIKDPKLQWADNVAISDDGYLYISVNQLHTTTAFSGKPDAGKPPYFIYRVKL; encoded by the coding sequence ATGAAAGCCAATACATTATTTTTTATGTCATCAATGGCCACCTTGCTTTTCTTCAATTCCGTTCAGGCTCAGCAGAAAGAGGGGCAAGCCGATTTTAGCAAAAAGAGTACAAAAAACCTTGAAATTGTAGCGCAGTTTAATGATGTGCGGCCGGGAAATGTGACGGTAAGTCATAACGGCAGGGTGTTTGCCACAATGCATCCTTTGTCCGGTCCCAAACAGCAACTGGTAGAAATTATCAATGGCAAAGCAATACCCTTTCCTTCTTCTGACTTACAGAAAAGTGGCCAGCCATCCGAAAACAAATTTGATACTCCCCTCGGAATTATTACCGATAAGAAAAACCGGGTGTGGATGATTGATATGGGATTGGATCTTGGAAAGACGCGGCTATGGTGTTTTGATCTGAAAAAAAATAAAATCGCAGAGAAGATAGAGCTACCCAATGATATTGCCCCTAAAGGCAGTTTTATACAGGATGTTGCCATTGATGAAAAGAACGGCTGGGCGTACTTGGCAGATATAGCCAATCCGGGAATCATTGCTTTAAATCTTAAAACGAAAAAAATAAGACGTTTCAGTGGGCATCCAGCTTTACAAAGCGAAGATTTGGATATGATCATTGATGGAAAAGTCATTGATTTCGGAGGCAAGCCTGCTCGGGTAGGAATAAACCCTATTACACTTTCAGATGACAGAGAAACCCTATTCTTTGGCTCCATGAATGGAACAGCATGGTATGAAGTTCCAGCCAGACTGTTCAGAGAAAATAAAGATGATGAAAGCATAGGAAATTCTATCAAGAAATTTGGAGATAAACCTGTGAGTGATGGTGCTGCCACAGACCGCCAAGGTAATCACTACATTACCGATCTTGGAGGTCATGGCATCAGTAAGCTGGACAAAAAAGGAAAACTCAGGGAATTTATTAAAGATCCGAAACTGCAATGGGCAGATAATGTAGCAATTTCTGATGACGGGTATCTTTATATTTCGGTAAATCAGCTTCATACAACAACTGCGTTCTCAGGAAAGCCGGATGCGGGTAAACCTCCTTATTTTATATACAGGGTTAAACTGTAA